One genomic window of Arvicanthis niloticus isolate mArvNil1 chromosome 24, mArvNil1.pat.X, whole genome shotgun sequence includes the following:
- the Ficd gene encoding protein adenylyltransferase FICD isoform X2 — MILMPMASVVAVAEPKWVSVWGRFLWMTLLSMALGSLLALLLPLGAVEEQCLAVLRGFHLLRSKLDRTQHVVTKCTSPSTELSVTSRDTGLLTARTKASPGKLEAKAALNQALEMKRQGKREKAHKLFLHALKMDPGFVDALNEFGIFSEEDKDIVQADYLFTRALTISPFHEKALVNRDRTLPLVEEIDQRYFSVIDSKVKKVMSIPKGSSALRRVMEETYYHHIYHTVAIEGNTLTLSEIRHILETRYAVPGKSLEEQNEVIGMHAAMKYINTTLVSRIGSVTIDDMLEIHRRVLGYVDPVEAGRFRRTQVLVGHHIPPHPRDVEKQMQEFTQWLNSEDAMNLHPVEFAALAHYKLVYIHPFIDGNGRTSRLLMNLILMQAGYPPITIRKEQRSEYYHVLEVANEGDVRPFIRFIAKCTEVTLDTLLLATTEYSVALPEAQPNHSGFKETLPVRP, encoded by the exons ATGATACTCATGCCGATGGCATCAGTGGTGGCGGTGGCGGAACCCAAATGGGTCTCGGTCTGGGGCCGTTTCCTGTGGATGACCCTGCTGAGCATGGCTCTGGGGTCACTGCTGGCCCTGCTGCTGCCACTAGGAGCTGTGGAAGAGCAGTGTCTGGCTGTACTCAGAGGCTTCCACCTGCTCAGGAGCAAACTGGACAGGACACAGCATGTGGTCACCAAGTGCACCAGCCCATCCACAGAGCTCAGTGTCACCTCCAGGGACACAGGGCTGCTGACGGCCAGGACTAAGGCGTCTCCAG GGAAGCTGGAAGCCAAGGCCGCACTAAACCAAGCCCTGGAGATGAAACGCCAAGGCAAGAGGGAGAAAGCCCACAAGCTCTTCCTGCACGCCCTCAAGATGGACCCTGGCTTCGTAGACGCTCTCAATGAGTTTGGCATCTTCTCCGAAGAGGACAAGGACATCGTCCAGGCGGATTACCTATTCACCAGGGCCCTAACCATTTCCCCCTTCCACGAGAAAGCGCTGGTCAACCGGGATCGGACGCTGCCCCTTGTGGAGGAGATCGACCAGAGGTACTTCAGCGTCATCGACAGCAAGGTGAAGAAGGTCATGTCCATCCCTAAGGGCAGCTCAGCGCTTCGCAGGGTCATGGAGGAGACCTACTACCATCACATCTACCACACGGTGGCCATCGAGGGCAACACCCTCACCCTGTCGGAGATCAGGCACATCCTGGAGACCCGCTACGCAGTGCCAGGGAAGAGCCTGGAGGAGCAAAACGAGGTGATCGGCATGCACGCGGCCATGAAGTACATCAACACCACCCTGGTGTCCCGCATCGGGTCTGTCACCATCGATGACATGCTGGAGATCCACAGGAGGGTACTGGGGTATGTGGACCCAGTGGAGGCGGGCAGGTTTCGGAGGACCCAGGTCCTGGTGGGACAccacatcccaccccacccccgcgaTGTGGAGAAGCAGATGCAGGAGTTCACACAGTGGCTCAACTCAGAGGACGCCATGAACCTGCACCCGGTTGAGTTTGCGGCCTTAGCCCATTACAAACTGGTGTACATCCACCCTTTCATCGACGGCAACGGGAGGACCTCCCGCCTGCTGATGAACCTGATCCTGATGCAGGCGGGATACCCGCCCATCACCATCCGCAAGGAGCAGAGGTCCGAGTACTACCACGTGCTGGAAGTCGCCAACGAGGGTGACGTGCGGCCTTTCATCCGCTTCATCGCCAAGTGTACGGAAGTCACACTGGACACATTGCTTCTTGCCACCACGGAGTACTCTGTGGCGCTGCCCGAAGCCCAGCCCAACCATTCTGGGTTCAAGGAGACACTTCCTGTAAGGCCCTGA
- the Ficd gene encoding protein adenylyltransferase FICD isoform X1 → MILMPMASVVAVAEPKWVSVWGRFLWMTLLSMALGSLLALLLPLGAVEEQCLAVLRGFHLLRSKLDRTQHVVTKCTSPSTELSVTSRDTGLLTARTKASPAGKLEAKAALNQALEMKRQGKREKAHKLFLHALKMDPGFVDALNEFGIFSEEDKDIVQADYLFTRALTISPFHEKALVNRDRTLPLVEEIDQRYFSVIDSKVKKVMSIPKGSSALRRVMEETYYHHIYHTVAIEGNTLTLSEIRHILETRYAVPGKSLEEQNEVIGMHAAMKYINTTLVSRIGSVTIDDMLEIHRRVLGYVDPVEAGRFRRTQVLVGHHIPPHPRDVEKQMQEFTQWLNSEDAMNLHPVEFAALAHYKLVYIHPFIDGNGRTSRLLMNLILMQAGYPPITIRKEQRSEYYHVLEVANEGDVRPFIRFIAKCTEVTLDTLLLATTEYSVALPEAQPNHSGFKETLPVRP, encoded by the exons ATGATACTCATGCCGATGGCATCAGTGGTGGCGGTGGCGGAACCCAAATGGGTCTCGGTCTGGGGCCGTTTCCTGTGGATGACCCTGCTGAGCATGGCTCTGGGGTCACTGCTGGCCCTGCTGCTGCCACTAGGAGCTGTGGAAGAGCAGTGTCTGGCTGTACTCAGAGGCTTCCACCTGCTCAGGAGCAAACTGGACAGGACACAGCATGTGGTCACCAAGTGCACCAGCCCATCCACAGAGCTCAGTGTCACCTCCAGGGACACAGGGCTGCTGACGGCCAGGACTAAGGCGTCTCCAG cAGGGAAGCTGGAAGCCAAGGCCGCACTAAACCAAGCCCTGGAGATGAAACGCCAAGGCAAGAGGGAGAAAGCCCACAAGCTCTTCCTGCACGCCCTCAAGATGGACCCTGGCTTCGTAGACGCTCTCAATGAGTTTGGCATCTTCTCCGAAGAGGACAAGGACATCGTCCAGGCGGATTACCTATTCACCAGGGCCCTAACCATTTCCCCCTTCCACGAGAAAGCGCTGGTCAACCGGGATCGGACGCTGCCCCTTGTGGAGGAGATCGACCAGAGGTACTTCAGCGTCATCGACAGCAAGGTGAAGAAGGTCATGTCCATCCCTAAGGGCAGCTCAGCGCTTCGCAGGGTCATGGAGGAGACCTACTACCATCACATCTACCACACGGTGGCCATCGAGGGCAACACCCTCACCCTGTCGGAGATCAGGCACATCCTGGAGACCCGCTACGCAGTGCCAGGGAAGAGCCTGGAGGAGCAAAACGAGGTGATCGGCATGCACGCGGCCATGAAGTACATCAACACCACCCTGGTGTCCCGCATCGGGTCTGTCACCATCGATGACATGCTGGAGATCCACAGGAGGGTACTGGGGTATGTGGACCCAGTGGAGGCGGGCAGGTTTCGGAGGACCCAGGTCCTGGTGGGACAccacatcccaccccacccccgcgaTGTGGAGAAGCAGATGCAGGAGTTCACACAGTGGCTCAACTCAGAGGACGCCATGAACCTGCACCCGGTTGAGTTTGCGGCCTTAGCCCATTACAAACTGGTGTACATCCACCCTTTCATCGACGGCAACGGGAGGACCTCCCGCCTGCTGATGAACCTGATCCTGATGCAGGCGGGATACCCGCCCATCACCATCCGCAAGGAGCAGAGGTCCGAGTACTACCACGTGCTGGAAGTCGCCAACGAGGGTGACGTGCGGCCTTTCATCCGCTTCATCGCCAAGTGTACGGAAGTCACACTGGACACATTGCTTCTTGCCACCACGGAGTACTCTGTGGCGCTGCCCGAAGCCCAGCCCAACCATTCTGGGTTCAAGGAGACACTTCCTGTAAGGCCCTGA